The following are encoded in a window of Magnolia sinica isolate HGM2019 chromosome 11, MsV1, whole genome shotgun sequence genomic DNA:
- the LOC131218129 gene encoding peroxisome biogenesis protein 7-like, producing the protein METPKVLYSDTECWEYRCNTVKFSPIDCSLLAVPTGREPIRGGHLAMYDTMLDHTFGFNTPFHNMYDCTWSLTNPNLIIIATNAGGSYLMDISLCKNQRLQSFVRSNPTVTTSVDWHPEGGSFISASTDGIVNLWSIGQRKPQYTYNHRSHVSSVTWNPRDPTLYASTCFDGILYIRDIRSENAGITIQADDANLTSCDWNWHGNTCIATASANRSCIKVWDLTQPNIPIRVFDEAHTAGVRKVKFSPHWHHQIASASDDNSVVLWDYGHNAKGPEITRYEHHTASVIGLDMSKQARDLLASCGEGGFIHVWWHAQPKDGVLEF; encoded by the coding sequence ATGGAAACTCCTAAAGTGCTATACAGTGACACCGAGTGTTGGGAATACCGTTGCAATACTGTAAAATTCAGCCCCATCGATTGTTCCCTCCTTGCCGTCCCCACCGGGCGTGAACCCATCCGTGGTGGCCATCTCGCCATGTACGATACAATGCTAGACCATACCTTTGGCTTCAACACCCCATTCCATAACATGTATGACTGCACGTGGTCCTTAACCAACCCCAATCTCATCATCATAGCAACCAATGCGGGAGGCTCCTATCTCATGGACATTAGTCTATGCAAAAACCAACGGCTACAATCCTTCGTGAGATCCAACCCCACAGTGACCACATCTGTCGACTGGCATCCAGAGGGTGGTTCTTTCATTTCAGCCTCTACTGATGGCATCGTCAATCTCTGGTCCATTGGTCAACGTAAACCCCAATACACATACAACCACCGTAGCCATGTATCAAGTGTCACCTGGAATCCTCGAGATCCAACCTTGTATGCCTCCACATGTTTTGACGGCATCCTCTACATCAGAGACATCCGCAGTGAGAATGCCGGGATCACAATCCAAGCTGATGACGCAAATCTCACCTCCTGTGACTGGAATTGGCATGGGAATACATGCATTGCCACTGCCTCGGCTAACAGGAGCTGCATCAAGGTGTGGGATCTCACCCAGCCCAACATCCCCATTAGAGTCTTTGATGAGGCTCACACGGCTGGGGTCCGCAAGGTGAAATTCTCGCCCCACTGGCACCACCAGATTGCGTCGGCCTCTGATGATAACAGTGTGGTGCTGTGGGATTATGGACATAATGCGAAGGGCCCAGAGATCACAAGGTATGAACATCATACGGCAAGCGTGATAGGTTTGGATATGAGCAAGCAAGCCCGGGATCTGTTGGCCAGCTGCGGAGAGGGTGGCTTCATTCATGTGTGGTGGCATGCACAGCCTAAGGACGGAGTACTGGAATTCTGA